The DNA sequence GGACCGACCAGGACCCCGCCCAACCGCAAGCGATCCACTCAGCGCACTCGCGCGCTCCGCCATCCCCGCCAGTCCAAAATGGCCCTCGCGCACAAGTCTGTCTGGAGCACCCGTGCTGAACCGCTCGTCAATCCCCACGCCGTCGTCGCGGATGATGAGCTCGGCCGCGTCGGCCGTGCACTGGACGAACACCCACGCGGTCTGCGCCTGCCCATGCTTGGCTGCGTTCGTGAGCGCTTCCTGCGCAACCCGGTACACCGCCAACTCTGCGCCTGTAGAGAGGTTCAGCCCCTCCGCACGGACGCGCACGGCCAATGGAGTCGGGGCCGTCTCCCAGCGTGCGGCGAGATCCTCCAGGGCTGGGCCTAGGCCGAAGCGGTCAAGAGCAGGGGGGCGGAGAGCCGCCGCGACAGACCGCACCTCTTTGGCTACGCTGCGAAGTCGCTCTCGCAGTTCAGGCGCCGATTCAAAATCCGAACGCGCGAGCAGGGAGAGTTGCTGAAGCGGGCCGTCGTGCAACTCGCGGGCAAGACTCGCCCGCTCAGCCTCGCGCGATTTGGACTCGTACCGTGCGATTTGGCGGTACATCGTCGCCTTGCGACGCGCCGACACCGCCGCGAAGGCGGCAATCGAAAGTAACACTGCCAGAAGCCCTCCACCGATGACTGCTGCCAAGGGAACGTCTTGCTGGAACGTCATCAAAAGGGCTCCCTCGTTAACCCCGATCCCGATGGCGTCCACATCGGCGGCAGCGGCATGCCGCTCTACAATCGAATACAGCGCGCCAATCGTAGTCGTCTCCAAACGGAGTGGGGCGGTTTCGCCACCAGGCGAGAGTTGAATCCATGGATCTGCGCCTGCACTCTCCCATACCTCGTAAAGAAGCGCGTCCGTTCCCGAGCCGTCGAGCCTGTCAACGCGCAGTTCGCCACCCGCGGTCGGTCGGGCTTCTTGAAGAGGATTCATACGTTTAGGGATAGACAGACACATGGTAACCCCATGTAGTTTTCTGACGCTTGGCTACCTCCGTGGAGCACAGGGCGTGCCATCATTCTGGCTCTCGGTGGGTTGAGGAGGCGCCGTGGCGCAATAGAGCGTGGGCTATTTCTAGAGCGGGCTCCAGAAAGATTTGGACTGGGCTCTAGAAAGCCCAGGGGCGGCTGAGTCTAGGCTTGAAGCGCTTTCCCCGAGCCCCTCGATATCCGTCTCACGCAGCCGCTCTTACCCATGTGCAGTAGATCGCGTCTGCTTTGCAATCGCCGCACGCGCTAGAGTTGAAAGGCGGTGAATCACTCTGAGGGCCTCTTTGGCTTCAAACCGGTTGATCCTTCCGTCCCAAGGCTTCACTGCCATGCGGACACCAACATCATTCTTACGACATCATGGCTGGATTCCTCTTTAGAACAAACGCTCTCGGTAAGCACTACTGGATCCTCCGAGACGGGAACAACGAGACCATTGCGGACGCCCAGCAAGGTGATGGTTACGAGAACGAACGCGACGCGAAGCATGGCGCCGACGTGTTCACGAACCTGGGCCACGACGCTCCCCGCCGAGAGATTTCAGAGGGTACCTCAACGGGCGCCAATCCTGAGTTCGAGTACTTCGAGAGCGCCAGGAACAAGCAGTGGTACTGGCGTTTCCGTGCCAAGAACGGCCGCGTGGTCGCCGACGGCTCCGAGGGATACGGCTCTCGCTCCAACGTGACGCGTGCGATCGACAACGTCCAAACCGAGCTCACGAAGCTTCGCGACGTCGGTGGCTCCGAAACTCCACCGAGCGACAGCCCCTACGCCTGAAGACGTGCGGTACCGCATCAGGCCTCGCAGTCGCCCGTCTCAACCGCGAGATGTTGCCTGGGCCGCGTCAGGCCAGGACCAATGCTCCCTAAACCGCTGACCCACGCATCCTCGAACGCTATGCCAACCATTGACCCCAATACTCAGTTCGTACTCCATGGACGCGTCGTCTCCGATGGGAGTGGTGTATCGGGCCTCAGCGTACAGGCGTTCGACTACGACTTCGGCCGCCCTGTAGACGATCTCGGCACCACGACGACCGGTGACGACGGAGCGTTTGAAATTACGTTCCGCCAGAGTGCTGCGGGATCACGGTCCGAGGGCACTCCTGAACCCTTCGTCGTCATCCACGACGCTGAGGGCACCCTTCTCGCGCAGACACGATGGATCCGGCTGGAC is a window from the Rubricoccus marinus genome containing:
- a CDS encoding DUF1508 domain-containing protein, whose product is MAGFLFRTNALGKHYWILRDGNNETIADAQQGDGYENERDAKHGADVFTNLGHDAPRREISEGTSTGANPEFEYFESARNKQWYWRFRAKNGRVVADGSEGYGSRSNVTRAIDNVQTELTKLRDVGGSETPPSDSPYA
- a CDS encoding sensor histidine kinase; translated protein: MNPLQEARPTAGGELRVDRLDGSGTDALLYEVWESAGADPWIQLSPGGETAPLRLETTTIGALYSIVERHAAAADVDAIGIGVNEGALLMTFQQDVPLAAVIGGGLLAVLLSIAAFAAVSARRKATMYRQIARYESKSREAERASLARELHDGPLQQLSLLARSDFESAPELRERLRSVAKEVRSVAAALRPPALDRFGLGPALEDLAARWETAPTPLAVRVRAEGLNLSTGAELAVYRVAQEALTNAAKHGQAQTAWVFVQCTADAAELIIRDDGVGIDERFSTGAPDRLVREGHFGLAGMAERASALSGSLAVGRGPGRSGTEVRLTIPIGAVEARGSMRLAA